The region CCTGCATGACCCTTCCCACCGGATCCGCTTTGTCTATACTCCGAAACACAGTTCCTGGATGAACCAGATTGAGATATGGTTTGGCATCATTAACCGGAAGCTGCTGAAGCGGAAAAGCTACCTATCAATAGAAGAACTGGAAGCAAGCATCCTGCGCTTTATTGAACAATACAATCTTACAGCACACCCATTTAAGTGGACATATGCCGGGATACCATTAGTAATTTAATCACTGATATTTAAGCAATGCTGTACTAGATGCCTTTAAAAAGGTGATGAAAAGAAAATGGGGATATATGTTCAATATGATGATCCTGGAGAGAAATATGATGGATGATTATTGTTCATGGCTTTTCAATATTCTTTTTCAGGTAGTTGAACGTATAGATAAGTCCAATTTGTCAGCTTTTGATAGCCGTTTCTGTGGAAGGATAAGCGAAATTTTGTTTGATGTTTGGCTGGAATACAAATTACAGACTGGAGAAATCAGCAAATCAGAGGTGAAGGAACTTCCATATATGGAAGATGTTAATTGGGCTTTTAAAGTAAAGGTTTTTCTTTCGGCAAAATTTCTCCACAAGAAATATGGAGTAAGTTCATAATTGATTACATAAGGAGAGCAGAATTATGAAGTTTAAATACGTTGTAGTAGGAGCTGGTCTTGCGGGAATTACGATAGCTGAGAGGATTGCCACGCAGCTCCATGAAAAAGTGTTAATTATTGAAAAAAGACCGCAGATAGGTGGCAATGTTTATGATGAATATAACGACGCAGGTATCCTCATTCAAAAATATGGGCCACACACATTTCACACAAACGACAAAGAAGTGTTTGACTATGTGTGCCAATATTGTGACTGGCATGAATATCAGCACCGCGTTATGTCATATGTTAATGGTAATTTCGTACCGATGCCGATTTCTTTGGAAACCATCAATCAGCTCTACAATATGAACCTTTCTGAAGATGGGATGGACGCATTCATTGAAAGTCGGAAGATTAAGATTGATGAGATTAAAACCAGCGAAGATGTGGTGTTGAGTCAGGGAGGGCAGGATATTTATGAGAAGTTCTTTAAGTACTTCACAATCAAACAATGGGGTGTATCTCCTGCTGAATTAGAAAGTATCAAGTTCATTTTTGAAACACATGATTGTGAGTCCTATCAGCCTGTCGCCAGCACCCGTTGGCCGATGGACTATGATTATACCCGGATTACGGAGTTCAAAAAGCTCACTGACCAAAAGAACGATAAGACTACTATCCTCAAGGAAATCCCTTGCGATGGGGAAGAACCGTTCTATACCTTTCCTACAGCAGAATGGAAAGCTCTTGCGCAGCAGTATAGGGATTTAGCAACGCAGGAAGAGAATGTGATTTTCCTAGTAGGAGATTGGCAGAGTACAAGTACTATGACATGGATGATGTTATTCGGCGTTCATTAGATGTGTTTTCAGAGATTGCTAAGGTGAATTAATGAGAAACAAGAAGAAAAAAATTGGCCTGATCGGATATCTGGGTTATGCAACGTCAACTCCAATTATCGGGGGTCAGATGAGCAAAACGAGAGGCATCATCAAGCAACTTGAGCAGGAGTATCCAGGCCAGATCATGAGTGTAGACACT is a window of Enterocloster clostridioformis DNA encoding:
- a CDS encoding UDP-galactopyranose mutase yields the protein MKFKYVVVGAGLAGITIAERIATQLHEKVLIIEKRPQIGGNVYDEYNDAGILIQKYGPHTFHTNDKEVFDYVCQYCDWHEYQHRVMSYVNGNFVPMPISLETINQLYNMNLSEDGMDAFIESRKIKIDEIKTSEDVVLSQGGQDIYEKFFKYFTIKQWGVSPAELESIKFIFETHDCESYQPVASTRWPMDYDYTRITEFKKLTDQKNDKTTILKEIPCDGEEPFYTFPTAEWKALAQQYRDLATQEENVIFLVGDWQSTSTMTWMMLFGVH